In Acomys russatus chromosome 26, mAcoRus1.1, whole genome shotgun sequence, a genomic segment contains:
- the Pdp2 gene encoding pyruvate dehydrogenase [acetyl-transferring]-phosphatase 2, mitochondrial — MPSTVSSWIFSSARTRIAVLQEGRRLYSRATLNRSQPKWRLSSLAPSTVKNSSPCGGFALRKAYRHTSTEEEDFHLQLSPEQVNNMLRAGESSHKVLDFNKGVPSSVLRFESNQLAANSPVEDRQGVASCVQTNGMMFGIFDGHGGHACAQAVSERLFYYMAVSLMSHQTLEQMEEAMETMKPLLPILQWLKHPGDSIYKDVTSVHLDHLRVYWQELLDLHMEMGLSIEEALMYSFQRLDSDISLEIQAPLEDEVTKNLSLQVAFSGATACMAHVNGVHLHVANAGDCRAILGIQEDNGVWSCLPLTCDHNAWNEAELSRLKREHPESEDRTLIIDDRLLGVLLPCRAFGDVQLKWSKELQCSVLGRGFDTEALNIYQFTPPHYYTPPYLTAKPEVTYHRLRPQDKFLVLASDGLWDMLSNEEVVRLVVGHLSKVGLHKPDLDRRPANLGLMQSLLLQRKASGLHAADQNAATHLIRHAIGSNEYGEMEPERLAAMLTLPEDVARMYRDDITVMVVFFNSDSIATYYKEGSE; from the coding sequence ATGCCAAGTACCGTGTCCTCCTGGATCTTCAGTTCTGCAAGGACCCGCATTGCTGTGTTACAAGAGGGTAGACGCTTATACTCAAGGGCCACCTTGAATAGGAGCCAACCGAAATGGAGGCTCTCTTCTCTGGCACCCTCGACCGTAAAGAACAGTTCTCCATGTGGCGGCTTTGCCCTGAGGAAAGCCTACAGGCACACGTCAACGGAGGAAGAGGATTTCCACCTTCAGCTTAGCCCCGAACAGGTCAATAACATGCTTCGAGCCGGCGAGTCATCCCACAAGGTTCTTGATTTCAACAAAGGAGTCCCGAGTTCAGTGTTAAGGTTTGAGAGCAACCAGTTGGCTGCCAATTCCCCGGTGGAGGACCGGCAAGGTGTTGCTTCCTGCGTGCAAACGAACGGCATGATGTTCGGTATTTTTGATGGGCACGGTGGCCATGCGTGTGCGCAAGCGGTGAGTGAGAGGCTTTTCTACTACATGGCAGTGTCCCTGATGTCCCACCAGACCCTGGAGCAGATGGAGGAAGCCATGGAAACCATGAAGCCTCTGCTGCCCATCCTCCAGTGGCTCAAGCACCCTGGAGATAGTATTTATAAGGATGTCACATCGGTGCATCTGGACCACCTCCGAGTCTATTGGCAGGAACTCCTTGACCTGCATATGGAAATGGGTCTGAGCATTGAAGAGGCGTTGATGTACTCTTTCCAGAGACTGGATTCTGACATCTCTCTGGAAATTCAGGCTCCCCTGGAAGATGAGGTGACAAAGAACTTATCCCTCCAGGTGGCTTTTTCTGGGGCAACAGCCTGCATGGCCCATGTCAATGGAGTTCACCTGCACGTAGCCAATGCTGGCGACTGCCGGGCTATCCTGGGCATCCAGGAAGACAACGGTGTGTGGTCGTGTCTACCTCTTACCTGTGACCACAATGCCTGGAATGAGGCTGAGCTGTCCCGGCTGAAGAGAGAGCACCCTGAATCTGAGGACAGGACGCTCATCATAGATGACAGACTGCTGGGTGTCCTCCTCCCCTGCAGGGCCTTCGGGGACGTCCAGCTAAAATGGAGTAAAGAGCTGCAGTGTAGCGTCCTCGGGAGGGGCTTTGATACCGAGGCCCTCAACATCTACCAGTTCACCCCACCCCACTACTACACGCCACCCTATCTGACCGCCAAGCCTGAGGTTACCTACCACAGGCTGAGGCCTCAAGATAAGTTCCTGGTGCTGGCCTCAGATGGCCTGTGGGACATGCTGAGCAATGAGGAGGTGGTGAGGCTCGTGGTGGGGCACCTGTCCAAGGTTGGCCTCCATAAGCCGGACCTAGACCGAAGACCAGCCAACCTGGGCCTCATGCAGAGTCTGCTGCTGCAGAGGAAAGCCAGTGGACTCCATGCAGCCGACCAGAATGCAGCCACGCATCTCATCAGACACGCCATCGGGAGCAACGAGTACGGGGAGATGGAACCAGAGCGCCTGGCGGCCATGCTGACGTTGCCGGAAGATGTAGCCAGGATGTACCGGGATGATATCACCGTCATGGTGGTGTTTTTCAACTCCGATTCAATCGCTACATATTATAAGGAGGGTTCAGAGTGA